A window of Pecten maximus chromosome 12, xPecMax1.1, whole genome shotgun sequence genomic DNA:
AGCATGATACGAGACATGTAGATAACGACAAAGCACGGCGGTGGATAGTGAGCATACCACATCATCTGATCACATCGACAACGTGTAATCCAGTCGTCCTATCCTtaaatgctgagcgttaagcaggaaCTGCAAGCTATAATTTCTAGAGACCCTGGTACATATTGTATGTCTCTGCGTCGCgtagaacccaaagccttcctcacagcttTGAACTCTGAAGTGAGGCAGTGCCAAGGGAAATAAGGATCAGAAAGTTGTTTAACATCCGAAAAACTATtaagattccaaatttagtcgcctcttacggaTCTGTTAACGTCCTTCCTGCAAGAAAAAGGCAAAACATAGACTTACACGTATTAAGTATCAGTAAAGTCAAAAACTCATAtaataattacattaaaacaCAATAATTCCAAAATCGGGCATTGTTATAAAGGTTTAAATTATTCGTTTTTGTTACTAAACACCTACGATATTATCATTAAATGCGAGTGGGATGGTAAGAGGATACATTACTCTCTGTATTACTAAATCTTATAAATGTCATGTTACTTTGTAATAGCCTTGAACAAAACGTATTGTCCTGTGTTTCTTTACCTTTATTCCTTGTCACCTTTGACCCGCCCTCATACAATGTCACCTTTGAACCGCCCTCACACAATGTCACCTTTGACACGGCCTGACACGGCCTGTCACGGCAATGATTATAACAAGGTCGTGAAGTAAAACCTGAACAAACTTGACTCCCGAATGACCAGTTAATCAACACCTTGATAAGTAGTGATAATTTTCCGTACCATGTGTGTTACTGTTACAGAGTTTCAACTGTTCCATCATTTTAAAGAGAAAACACGTGTAACGATTATTCAGATCTATTCTATATGCATTTATACACTATCACCTGCGTGTCAAATTAACACATTAATTCCAGGAATATGCTAAttttaaaaagagaaaaatgaCCATCTTGAATAATTACCTGAAACGAGGTTATCATGTCATTCGAACAAATATACATGCATACCATTAACATTTACAGGTAGAATAGACTTAGTCAAAATAAGTTAGAGTTGCTTCCCTTCAACCTGTGAGGAAGACCGGTCTTTTCTCGCTAAGAAAAAGTTATACAGACTGAACGTGCTTTTGCACGTTCTTAGCAGCGATGCATGACGCCATTGCAACAACAAAAcgacgtcacgtcgacaatttaATCATGCCATTGTTATGAAGTAACGttaatatgatatacagaaGAAGGTAAAAGGGGTGAGAGAAAAGCAGGGGGACTAAACATCGGGGTAAGATTTATAATCCGCTAAATATAAAGACCCATCTTCCCCCCAGGGTTAAGATTCCCCTGTTTCAACCCTTAGAAAGTGCAATATTATATAAATCCTATCCCTAACAATCACGGAGCCTGCCTGTAAAGTATACAAATTTCTCTCCCGTTTTACCCATCCAAGATATCTCTGCCATTGTCTAGGGTGTGATTCCTGTGTCAACCCATAGGATTTGATAGATAGCACGTGCTgtcaacagtacaatgacgtcacatcgaCATTGCAATAAACGTCACGTCAATATTGCATTACATAAAGGAGATTCCCTCTATCAGGGTTCTTACGACCTATCATAAATATCACCAGGCACATGTATAATAACATTATTGATGTTGAGTAATATCAAAAGACGTGTTTCCATTGAGCTGAAACAATTTGCTTTTATCTTCCTCGCAGAACTATGTCATTTGATTATTGTCTTTATGTCGACCAGGCAATTGGGGGCGTTGTTGGAATTCACATACTTCGATGAAACAGCTTGCTTAATTCAACTGTATGCTTGTGTAAGAAAACTGTGTTGCACAATGTTTCATTGTTTGATTACATGTGGTaatgcaaaatatatattttccatCCCGAATAAGAATCTCCGAAACTGGCAAGGACATTTTGCAGCATTATGTGCCTCTCGGGCAACAGATTGCATAAAGaaatcttaatatatatatatatgttccgGTCGTCCTATTTACATCGCAATAATGGATTATAGACctgtattatgtacatgtaagtaaatAAGGATCGTCGGGTAGCAAACGGTGGCATGCCATTCGCCTTTCACCTGGGCTgccagggtttggtttggtttgtttttgtttaacgacctattaacagccagggtcatttaaggacgtgccaggttttgaaggtgaaggaaagccggagtacccggagaaaaacaccggcctacggtcattACCTGGCAAttaccccacgtaggtttcgaactcgcaacccagaggtggagggctggtgataaagtgtcgggacaccttaaccatttACATTAGGCTGCCATGGTTTGATTCAGGGACCACGAGGGCTTTCTCCTGGGCACCTGtttcctcccacactaagaACCCAATCCTGCTTCAAGCATGCTAATAAATTTATGACTTGGTTCGAAATTGTTGTAAAGTAGATAAAGTTAAATTTTATCTACGTTATCACGTCGATTATCTAAGCAGAATGTATATTAATTTCGAAATTGATGCATTTGTGATACAGCAAAGTAGATAAAAGTGTTCAGCTGTTAATTTCAAGTCGAGTTACTACCCTTCCATTCTGCCCTGcgggtagggcgtaagaattttacctgctgcccccattgcatgatcgtaagaggcgactaaacttgggatcttatcttttctcttctttcttgataactttcttcttcctaatgtctcccttgacaatgcctcacttttggcctttagttgagcgttcgccgctgtgaggaaggttttgggttctgtcccctagccgagacataccagagtctttaaaaatggtagttgctactcctgcttagcgctcagcatatttggagtgggatgactggttggcccgttgtcagtataatgtgaccgggtggggtgtgctgctgggtgtcttcggcagtatgcttcagtgagatagcactttaaatcggcaaaagttccggcctatcacaaggagacttaacacgaacatactgcagcctcccaaaactcacatatgcactcaccacacgcatgcatgtcgcacgcatgggaggccgtccttaaatgaccttagatgttaataggacgttaaacaaaataaaccaaaccaaaccaaacccttcCATTCCTGTGTGTGTTTCGAAAATTCAGCCAAACATAGATTTGCCTGAAAAGATCGTGGACAACACCCGCAATACATATCTACAATGTAATTCACATCCGGGTTAAGTTACAATTTCAAACGAGAGTTCAGATGGTGATaacagaaccactaggcataTTATCGACAAGTAacaaacacgtctgacttcatatctggcaaggaaataaaatatttccaaatgagatcataaaataaaatagcGCTTCCTCATGGTAAACTATCTCTTCAGTGATATGTTCATCGCGTGACGTTAGGTAAGGTTTCACgaatatataacattcatttatattttttgaaaaatcatTTTTACGAATGGGATGACTTTAATGTAAATCATCGTCACAAATGGGCGAATTTTACGTTAACGGATACATTAATAAATCGCCCTTATGTTTGTTTCCCATACATCGGTTACCTGAGGTCATAGCTCGAGGGATTATATTCTACAGCTTCTCATGCGAAAGATTGATTACGACGCATATACAATGCACCTCTTGCATGTATTACATGTGGTAATTTTAGCTAGATATATGGGATGTCAGTTGACCTACAAAAATCATGAAACAAGATTTACAACATTTCCAGTCTTTTATGGCGGCATTCGGACGCGCAAACTTACAACATGCAAGTGCATAAACCACAACAAATATTTCAACGAGAGTCTCGACAAAATTAATCAATGTGAGTGACAGTCATTTAAAGTGTGACGAGGGTATGACCAAATGTAACCGGTGACAACCGGTATAGGGGACGGTCTGCAATAGGTCATTTTCAAGATATATGGGCCTTTCTGCAACAGGTCGTTATTAGGTATAGGGTGCCGTTCTGTAACAGGTCCTTATTAAATATAGGGGCCGTTATTTAACAGGTCCTtattcaatctaattaaaatctagatggtcattctcactacgttacatgaacatctaacaacatcccataaggggtcacgtcgggaCTGTTATAAACACGTCTAACGTCGAGCATCCGGTTTACCAACAACCTTTATTCATAGTCGTTCAGACGCTTACACAACATACAATAGTATACAAAGCGCATAGCTGACTTGGATGTTACACTAATTACCTTCAGGACAGTTATATACCTATAAGGACTGACTGGCACttttatacaatacataacatCCTTCCCTTTTTATAAAAgatgaaaaattattttgacaGAAATTGATGATGATATTGACTAGGTAttgtaaaatacaaaagtaTTAAACTGTTCTCAAATACACCGgagtattattattattaaacaaGTAACTTTTCAGTGTCCATGAAAATAAAAGTCTTTTCCATGATATACCTTatcatagatatatttttttcaaaatatgcaAACACTTCACAGCACTAGATTATTTCCATAATCAATAATTAATAGTCCTTTAGATGAAAGTCCTATTTTAAACTGCACGAATGAAGTTTTCCTTTCAAACATAAACATGTAAtctcatgttttttttttaaattaaaaataaattgaaaattaaattttaacagTTCGCGAACAATATTCACTTTTAATTATCAAAGTCTTTGAACCAACTTGGTTTGCGAATCTCTCTTCCACTGCGCGTCACGACAGTTTCAGTGGATCTTGGATTTAGTAAGTCACTGGTCAACTCGGGTAGTTCCTCGAGTACTTCAGGTGGTGCTATTGGTACCACTTCCGGTTCCTGTTTTTCCAAATTTGACAGCAGGTCATCTGACAGTGTATCAGGCACATCTGGCAATTTCACAATGAGATGTTTCTCAAAATTGCACTTGTTGGTCTGATATGGCGACGATTACGACGATATCGACGACCATTGTTAGCTTTCACTACATAAGATCTTGGACTCGagtgtttattttgaatttctCCTGGAATCCACTTATTCTCATTTTTAATAAGGACTTTGTCTCCTTCATGGAGGGGTTTTAACTCGCGTCCTGTGTGTTTATCATAGTTCTGTTTAGCCTTGGCTTGTCGTGTTTTCATTCTCAGCTTGAGATCCGCTTTATTTGTCTGATTTTGCTCCAACAACGGTGCTGTTGTTGGCAAGTCAGTCTTTAACCTACGCCCCAAAAACATTTGAGCTGGAGACATTTCTAATCCATCAATAGGGGTGTTTCTGTAGTCAAGCAAAGCTCGGAAAGGATCTTCAGCTTTACGAATCAAGTTCTTGACTGTTTGCACTGTCCGTTCCGCTTGACCATTCGACTGCGGAAACCGTGGACTGGACGTTACGTGTTCGAATCCAtaatcactactgaaccgtcTTAACTCAGTCACACGCGAATTGAGGTCCATTGTCTGTTAGAACACGATCGGGTATTCCATATCGCGACATCTGACCTTTGAGGTAGGAAATTGTGTTACTACTACTCAGATTGTCTAGCTTTGCAAGTTCTGGCCATTTCGAATACTTGTCTACAGATACCAAGTAATGATTTCCCTTGTATTCGAACAAATCCGCGGCTATCACTGACCACGGTCTATCTGGTAAGTCAGTTACTACTAGAGGTTCCTTGGGATTCCCTCGTGGTGTCTCGGCACACAAGGTACACCTTTTTATGGTGTTTTCAATGTCAGTTGCCATACCCGGCCAATGTAGGATATCGCGGGCTAAGGACTTGGACTTCACAATCCCGAGATGAGATTTGTGTATAATCTTCAACATTTCTGAACGCATTGCTTTTGGAATTATCAGTTTATGGTTTTTGTACAAGCCGTCTACGCACGATATTTCATCTCTGAAATTCCAATACGGCAGAATCTCTGTAACAATCTCTTCTCTTGTGTCTGGCCACCCATCTAACACTACGTCTTGGAGATTTTGAAGTTCTCTATCGTTTGACGTCTCGTGTTGTAGTTTATGATACATGTCCGGGGATACCGGGAGGTACGACGTCAACAATGAATTGATCGTCAGATCTGGTACAATGTCGTCCTTGCTTTCAGGTAAGTAAGCTCTACTTAAATGGTCTGCAATCAACATCTCCTTACCAGGCTTGTAGGTGACATTCAAGTCATACTTTTgcaaagtcaataaaatcctCTGCAGTCTAGGCGGTGCTAACATCAAAGGCTTTCTGAAGATTGACTGGAGTGGCTTATGGTCACTTTCTACTGTAACGCTCCGACCATATACAAATTGGTGAAATCTCGTACAACCGAACGCGATTGCTAACGCCTCTTTCTCAATCTGTGCGTAGTTTTGTTGCGCGGTAGTCATCGCCCTAGAAGCGTATGCTATTGGCTGACCATCTTGTATAATGGCTGCTCCTAGCCCTTTCGAGCTCGCGTCAACAGTTAATGTAAGTTCCTTCACAGGGTCATAGTAACGTAGTACTGGCGCTTGAGTCACTAGTTTTTTGAGTTTGCAGAAGCTATTTTCCTGCTCTACGTCCCAATACCACTCAGTTGTTTTCTGTAATAGTTCTCTAAGTGGTGCGCTAACCTCGGATAAATTTGGCACAAACTTTCCCAAATATTGGTCTAAGACCTTTCGTAGTCTCTCATCATGCTCCTTCATATCAGTACCCCAAATTAGTATGTCATCAACAATTGCCTCACAGCCTTCCAGACCAGAGATCATTTCTGAAACTGTGCGTTGATAGACTTCTGGTGCACTCTTAATTCCAAAGGGCAATCTAGTAAAACTGTACCGTCCAAATGGCGAATTAAAAGTACAGAGCTTTGTACTTTCTGCGTCTAAGCGTAACTGCCAAAACCCTGACGTCGCATCGAGTTTTGAGAATACCATTGCGTCGGGAAGTTCCGCTAATACATCTTCTATGGTCTTCATTGGGAAGTGCTCTCGCTGTATCGCGACGTTTAAATCTCGTGGATCTATGCACAATCGAACTTTTCCATTTGGTTTAGCAACGGAGACCATTGAGTTTACCCATGGTGTTGGCTCTGTCTGCTTAATCACGATACCTTCAGACTCCATGCGGTCCAATTCAGCCTTTACCTTAGACTTGAGAGCTAATGGTACTTTCCTAGGAGGGTGGACAACTGGCTTGACACTAGGatcaatttgtattttgtgcTGACCTAACATACATCCTATACCCTTGAACAAAGGTCCATACTCATTCATTATATCTGCAGGAATGGTATCGTTGTTCTGTGTTGATACTACAAGGTATATTCTCTCTACTAAGCCCATTTCCTTGCAAGCTTAAACTCCGAGGATAGGTGCTACCTCATCCTTCACTACATGAAATGTTTGGTCGTACATTTGTCCTTTAAGTTTACACTTTAGGTTCACGACAACTGCAGGAGTAATCCTGTGTCCGGAGTAAGAGCGTAGTGGAATGCTGGTAGGTTTCATACTGGAAAACTTGTTTACTAGCTCTAGTTGACTGTAACCGATTACATTACATACAGCTCCCGTGTCTAACTGAAAAGTAATGTCACGGCCGTTAATGTTTATAGTCTGTGTCCATTCGGGATCTAGTACTGTGTTCACTTGATGACTAGCAAGTGTACCTACATAGAGTTCATCCTCTCTAGAGCCACAATCATTTGACCTCATAACCATGTTTACAGTCTTTTTCTTTCGCGATTTAAACTTTTTCGCAAAGTGGTCTTTGTAGTGACATTTCTTACACGTTTGACCTAATGCTGGGCAAGTCTTGTGCTTTTTGCTGTACCCACACCTGGAACACTCATCACCATCGGTTTGATTGGTAGTTCTGGACTTATCAACTGTCTTCTTAACAAACGTTTTTTTCTTGACACCTTGaccttgttttgttttgacaacCATGTTGATTTCCGAGTCCGACTTTGACATCTGTCTAGCCTGTGAATGGCTTACTTCATAACTAAGAGCAGTGTCTAGTGCTTTAGCTAATGTTAACTCGGAACCACAATTGATAAGCTTTTCACGCATTTTTGGATTCTTTACACCAAATACGATTCGGTCTCTCACCATTTCATCACTGTTTGTGTAACTGCAGTCCTTGACTAAAACATGTAATTCTGTGACAAACTGTTCGAATGTCTCTCCATCAGTCTGTTGTTTACTATGAAATATGTACCGATTGTAAATTACATTAGATCTCGGTTTCACGTATGCTTCAAACTTATCATAGTAAGTTTTCAGAAGTTTACCTTCTTCTGCTGTCAAGGTCCATGTGGAGAATATATTTCGACCTTTCTCTCCAATCCAAAGCATGAAATACGAACATTTTTCCTCTTCATTCTTTTCTTTCAATGGACCAGAAAACATGAATTCCCCATGTTGACGGAAACTTTTCCATGCCGACACGAGATCAGGTTTTTCCCAATCCATGCGAGGTGTATGGCCTGCTAACACATCCATGCTGAATAAATGTCTATTTTACGGACTATTCAATCATATTTCAGCGTCGGATGCATATGGATTACCATGGATTACGGCTGAGTTCTTTTAAattctgacaccatgttatAAACACGTCTAACGTCGAGCATCCGGTTTACCAACGACCTTTATTCATAGTCGTTCAGACGCTTACACAACATACAATAGTATACAAAGCGCATAGCTGACTTGGATGTTACACTAATTACCTTCAGGACAGTTATATACCTACAAGGACTGACTGGCACtt
This region includes:
- the LOC117338944 gene encoding uncharacterized protein K02A2.6-like, with amino-acid sequence MGLVERIYLVVSTQNNDTIPADIMNEYGPLFKGIGCMLGQHKIQIDPSVKPVVHPPRKVPLALKSKVKAELDRMESEGIVIKQTEPTPWVNSMVSVAKPNGKVRLCIDPRDLNVAIQREHFPMKTIEDVLAELPDAMVFSKLDATSGFWQLRLDAESTKLCTFNSPFGRYSFTRLPFGIKSAPEVYQRTVSEMISGLEGCEAIVDDILIWGTDMKEHDERLRKVLDQYLGKFVPNLSEVSAPLRELLQKTTEWYWDVEQENSFCKLKKLVTQAPVLRYYDPVKELTLTVDASSKGLGAAIIQDGQPIAYASRAMTTAQQNYAQIEKEALAIAFGCTRFHQFVYGRSVTVESDHKPLQSIFRKPLMLAPPRLQRILLTLQKYDLNVTYKPGKEMLIADHLSRAYLPESKDDIVPDLTINSLLTSYLPVSPDMYHKLQHETSNDRELQNLQDVVLDGWPDTREEIVTEILPYWNFRDEISCVDGLYKNHKLIIPKAMRSEMLKIIHKSHLGIVKSKSLARDILHWPGMATDIENTIKRCTLCAETPRGNPKEPLVVTDLPDRPWSVIAADLFEYKGNHYLVSVDKYSKWPELAKLDNLSSSNTISYLKGQMSRYGIPDRVLTDNGPQFACD